In Plutella xylostella chromosome 3, ilPluXylo3.1, whole genome shotgun sequence, the following proteins share a genomic window:
- the LOC119693512 gene encoding uncharacterized protein LOC119693512: MLLIICFFGISLVQASISDVLLNQRRHEHFMTDSKCLVEICKKSLFTPQVVVVDSGARTNDIISSMQGSQIPYITMKINALYIAKEAIKDHILAVIQIDDCTDATSFKSDIIIEHWLHVIILTDFVKECEVNLQKFGEFVDRYDVTFIIERAADEDYNKIVTFFPEIDEKTCNLSKTITPNHINTCVSGKLKNNELFPLKRIKNYKKCPFHVGISPMYPFVFVPQKDRQRDMTPIAGAHGSDVEITKIVAQYLNTTIKMYYIFKDVKNPFIDFQFLLFIANGSLDACVGGYYRIYGSIVEYSGIYNRQAVIWIYAVERPARTWQNLIRKINGIYLFVVFYTCYSVVWFIISYFDGDKSNLANTFFFSLGSLLGCASLQEARSDKQKILNFCYLIMCLHLAAYVNIQLYSFLTIQSPPETFHTIYDIMNSDRRAYLNNRTKYFLDDTKYIDYAKKSAECSTFETCQETILTNNGVTLTLDGYFFAFQVKTAVNYEARVLKTSDNMMTVYHEMILRKSSLKNAVFVDVVSRLYEAGICDQLFKVAVGLTVEDKSSSVTNNALRNGYSCEEGCPITLSQVVGVFYLWAIGIALSCFVLIIELYSVEKTEMKVETFTFLH, encoded by the coding sequence ATGCTCCTCATTATTTGCTTCTTTGGCATTAGCTTAGTTCAGGCCAGTATTAGTGATGTACTGCTCAATCAAAGGAGGCATGAGCATTTTATGACCGACAGCAAGTGCTTGGTCGAAATCTGCAAGAAATCTCTGTTTACACCTCAAGTGGTGGTGGTGGATAGTGGCGCACGAACCAATGACATCATTTCATCGATGCAGGGAAGCCAGATTCCGTATATAACAATGAAAATTAATGCATTGTATATTGCTAAAGAGGCTATCAAAGATCATATTTTGGCTGTAATACAAATCGATGACTGCACTGACGCTACTAGCTTCAAAAGTGATATAATCATTGAACACTGGCTTCATGTTATCATTCTGACTGATTTTGTTAAAGAATGTGAAGTGAATCTTCAAAAGTTCGGTGAGTTTGTAGACCGGTACGATGTAACTTTCATCATAGAGAGAGCAGCAGACGAAGATTACAACAAAATCGTGACCTTCTTTCCTGAAATCGATGAAAAAACGTGCAATTTATCGAAAACCATAACGCCGAATCATATTAACACCTGCGTGAGCGGGAAATTGAAAAACAACGAACTGTTTCCGCTAAAGCGTATAAAAAACTACAAGAAGTGTCCGTTTCACGTGGGAATTTCCCCGATGTATCCCTTCGTCTTTGTTCCTCAAAAAGATCGACAGAGGGACATGACGCCAATAGCTGGAGCCCATGGCTCAGATGTGGAAATCACAAAAATAGTTGCCCAATACCTAAACACTaccattaaaatgtactacATTTTCAAAGATGTGAAGAATCCATTTATAGACTTTCAGTTCCTATTGTTCATTGCTAACGGAAGCTTAGACGCATGCGTCGGGGGGTACTACAGGATCTATGGAAGTATTGTTGAGTACTCCGGAATTTATAACCGACAAGCAGTTATCTGGATCTATGCAGTCGAGAGACCCGCGAGAACTTGGCAAAACCTTATTCGTAAGATAAATGGTATTTACTTGTTCGTCGTCTTCTACACGTGTTACTCAGTTGTTTGGTTTATTATCTCGTATTTTGATGGAGACAAAAGCAACCTCGCTAACACTTTCTTCTTCAGTCTGGGCAGCTTGCTGGGATGTGCGAGCTTGCAGGAAGCCAGGTCAGATAAGCAGAAAATCCTCAACTTTTGCTACTTAATCATGTGTTTGCACCTGGCTGCCTACGTAAACATACAGTTGTATTCATTCCTAACCATACAATCACCACCAGAGACGTTCCACACCATCTATGACATCATGAACTCTGACAGACGCGCGTATCTCAACAACCGGACAAAGTATTTCCTTGACGACACTAAATACATCGACTACGCAAAGAAATCAGCCGAATGCAGCACTTTCGAGACATGCCAAGAAACTATTTTAACTAACAACGGAGTGACCTTAACATTGGATGGGTATTTCTTTGCATTCCAAGTGAAAACAGCAGTGAACTACGAAGCTAGAGTGCTGAAAACTTCTGACAACATGATGACTGTGTATCATGAGATGATTTTGAGAAAGTCTAGCCTTAAGAATGCAGTGTTTGTAGACGTGGTGTCCAGGTTGTATGAAGCTGGTATATGTGACCAGCTGTTCAAGGTAGCTGTAGGTCTAACAGTAGAAGACAAGTCTAGCAGTGTCACTAATAATGCTCTGAGGAACGGCTATAGCTGTGAAGAAGGATGTCCTATAACCTTGTCACAAGTGGTGGGAGTATTTTACTTGTGGGCTATTGGAATCGCTCTTTCTTGTTTCGTTCTCATTATTGAATTGTACTCTGTAGAAAAAACTGAGATGAAAGTGGAAACATTCACATTTCTTCATtag
- the LOC105389424 gene encoding aquaporin-11 isoform X2 — translation MNSVKMTTPVQVNKVTFAPLVVSTLFILLTSLLAHCARRLVQRVVKEPFLRVLLEEAIAAAELCGCCFELIIVADNFGVSTYAIFLFALTIWWSMNWGEATACPYTHLEEIVEGKGDIRKALLKTWAELTGGLLVFKYVQMYWALEISETHKDRAFEDCKADLQVPVLYGAVVEGVATCMCRLASKSLGDLNPRFASAIDSFIGTSLVVAGVLFRHKVFIYRYEDSLAISDIGVSIFCKIHLGKAFDYSGGYFNPVLATSLKAGCDGHTLLEHALVYWLGACAGSVLSVYIYKLPAIQKLVKGSSEANGDSIWAEKED, via the exons GTGAACAAAGTGACGTTCGCCCCCCTCGTAGTCTCCACTCTCTTCATCCTGCTGACGTCACTGCTGGCTCATTGTGCGCGCAGACTGGTGCAGCGCGTAGTGAAGGAACCCTTCCTGAGAGTGCTGCTGGAAGAGGCCATAGCCGCTGCTGAGCTGTGCGGCTGCTGCTTCGAGCTTATTATTG TGGCGGACAACTTCGGTGTATCGACGTATGCGATCTTCCTGTTCGCGCTGACGATCTGGTGGTCCATGAACTGGGGGGAGGCCACCGCCTGCCCCTACACGCATCTGGAGGAAATCGTTGAAG GCAAGGGCGACATCCGGAAGGCATTGCTGAAGACCTGGGCAGAGCTGACGGGAGGCCTGCTGGTCTTCAAGTACGTGCAGATGTACTGGGCTCTGGAGATCTCAGAGACACACAAGGACAGGGCTTTCGAAGACTGTAAGGCTGATTTACAG GTTCCAGTCTTATACGGTGCAGTGGTGGAAGGAGTAGCCACCTGCATGTGCCGCTTGGCCTCCAAGTCTCTCGGTGACCTCAACCCTCGGTTCGCTTCAGCCATCGACTCCTTCATAGGAACCTCCCTCGTCGTCGCAG GGGTCCTCTTTAGGCACAAGGTTTTCATCTATCGCTATGAGGACAGTCTCGCCATATCTGACATAGGCGTGTCCATCTTTTGCAAAATCCATTTAGGAAAAG CGTTCGACTATTCAGGAGGCTACTTCAACCCTGTGTTGGCGACGTCCCTGAAGGCAGGTTGTGATGGCCACACCCTGCTGGAGCATGCCCTGGTCTACTGGCTCGGGGCCTGCGCAGGGTCTGTCCTCTCTGTCTACATCTACAAACTACCCGCAATACAGAAACTCGTCAAGGGATCGAGCGAAGCCAACGGAGATTCCATCTGGGCTGAGAAGGAAGATTAA
- the LOC105389424 gene encoding aquaporin-11 isoform X1, whose protein sequence is MKFTIDVLGIFLKIVVRVNKVTFAPLVVSTLFILLTSLLAHCARRLVQRVVKEPFLRVLLEEAIAAAELCGCCFELIIVADNFGVSTYAIFLFALTIWWSMNWGEATACPYTHLEEIVEGKGDIRKALLKTWAELTGGLLVFKYVQMYWALEISETHKDRAFEDCKADLQVPVLYGAVVEGVATCMCRLASKSLGDLNPRFASAIDSFIGTSLVVAGVLFRHKVFIYRYEDSLAISDIGVSIFCKIHLGKAFDYSGGYFNPVLATSLKAGCDGHTLLEHALVYWLGACAGSVLSVYIYKLPAIQKLVKGSSEANGDSIWAEKED, encoded by the exons GTGAACAAAGTGACGTTCGCCCCCCTCGTAGTCTCCACTCTCTTCATCCTGCTGACGTCACTGCTGGCTCATTGTGCGCGCAGACTGGTGCAGCGCGTAGTGAAGGAACCCTTCCTGAGAGTGCTGCTGGAAGAGGCCATAGCCGCTGCTGAGCTGTGCGGCTGCTGCTTCGAGCTTATTATTG TGGCGGACAACTTCGGTGTATCGACGTATGCGATCTTCCTGTTCGCGCTGACGATCTGGTGGTCCATGAACTGGGGGGAGGCCACCGCCTGCCCCTACACGCATCTGGAGGAAATCGTTGAAG GCAAGGGCGACATCCGGAAGGCATTGCTGAAGACCTGGGCAGAGCTGACGGGAGGCCTGCTGGTCTTCAAGTACGTGCAGATGTACTGGGCTCTGGAGATCTCAGAGACACACAAGGACAGGGCTTTCGAAGACTGTAAGGCTGATTTACAG GTTCCAGTCTTATACGGTGCAGTGGTGGAAGGAGTAGCCACCTGCATGTGCCGCTTGGCCTCCAAGTCTCTCGGTGACCTCAACCCTCGGTTCGCTTCAGCCATCGACTCCTTCATAGGAACCTCCCTCGTCGTCGCAG GGGTCCTCTTTAGGCACAAGGTTTTCATCTATCGCTATGAGGACAGTCTCGCCATATCTGACATAGGCGTGTCCATCTTTTGCAAAATCCATTTAGGAAAAG CGTTCGACTATTCAGGAGGCTACTTCAACCCTGTGTTGGCGACGTCCCTGAAGGCAGGTTGTGATGGCCACACCCTGCTGGAGCATGCCCTGGTCTACTGGCTCGGGGCCTGCGCAGGGTCTGTCCTCTCTGTCTACATCTACAAACTACCCGCAATACAGAAACTCGTCAAGGGATCGAGCGAAGCCAACGGAGATTCCATCTGGGCTGAGAAGGAAGATTAA
- the LOC105389424 gene encoding aquaporin-11 isoform X3: protein MKFTIDVLGIFLKIVVRVNKVTFAPLVVSTLFILLTSLLAHCARRLVQRVVKEPFLRVLLEEAIAAAELCGCCFELIIVADNFGVSTYAIFLFALTIWWSMNWGEATACPYTHLEEIVEGKGDIRKALLKTWAELTGGLLVFKYVQMYWALEISETHKDRAFEDCKADLQVPVLYGAVVEGVATCMCRLASKSLGDLNPRFASAIDSFIGTSLVVAAFDYSGGYFNPVLATSLKAGCDGHTLLEHALVYWLGACAGSVLSVYIYKLPAIQKLVKGSSEANGDSIWAEKED, encoded by the exons GTGAACAAAGTGACGTTCGCCCCCCTCGTAGTCTCCACTCTCTTCATCCTGCTGACGTCACTGCTGGCTCATTGTGCGCGCAGACTGGTGCAGCGCGTAGTGAAGGAACCCTTCCTGAGAGTGCTGCTGGAAGAGGCCATAGCCGCTGCTGAGCTGTGCGGCTGCTGCTTCGAGCTTATTATTG TGGCGGACAACTTCGGTGTATCGACGTATGCGATCTTCCTGTTCGCGCTGACGATCTGGTGGTCCATGAACTGGGGGGAGGCCACCGCCTGCCCCTACACGCATCTGGAGGAAATCGTTGAAG GCAAGGGCGACATCCGGAAGGCATTGCTGAAGACCTGGGCAGAGCTGACGGGAGGCCTGCTGGTCTTCAAGTACGTGCAGATGTACTGGGCTCTGGAGATCTCAGAGACACACAAGGACAGGGCTTTCGAAGACTGTAAGGCTGATTTACAG GTTCCAGTCTTATACGGTGCAGTGGTGGAAGGAGTAGCCACCTGCATGTGCCGCTTGGCCTCCAAGTCTCTCGGTGACCTCAACCCTCGGTTCGCTTCAGCCATCGACTCCTTCATAGGAACCTCCCTCGTCGTCGCAG CGTTCGACTATTCAGGAGGCTACTTCAACCCTGTGTTGGCGACGTCCCTGAAGGCAGGTTGTGATGGCCACACCCTGCTGGAGCATGCCCTGGTCTACTGGCTCGGGGCCTGCGCAGGGTCTGTCCTCTCTGTCTACATCTACAAACTACCCGCAATACAGAAACTCGTCAAGGGATCGAGCGAAGCCAACGGAGATTCCATCTGGGCTGAGAAGGAAGATTAA